The Deinococcus hopiensis KR-140 sequence AGTGGGGCATCAAGCTCAAGACGAACGATGAGGTCCGCCAGGAATTTATGGACGAGCACGTCCCCGAACTGCTCGGAGCCGGGTTGAGTATTCCCGACCCCGATCTGCATCAGGACGAGCACGGCCACTGGAAGCACGGCCCGATCAACTGGGATGAGTTCTGGGCGGTCATCAAGGGCCAGCAGGGGCTCAACAAGGAACGCCTCGGGGCACGTCAGCACGCCCACGAGGACGGGGCTTGGGTGCGCGAGGCGCTGGAGGCCTACGCCGCGCGGCACTTGGCGCAGGCGGCGGACTGAGGCGGTTGGGGCAACAAGCCGTGGTGGCTGGGACCGGGGCCGCGACCTTTTGCCCGCCACTTTCCATGAACCCCATCCTGTTGTGCGGAGAAGAGATGACCTCACCTCAATCGGAAAACCCCCGTCCCGACCCCCGGGGCACAGACACCCAGTGGCCCCGCTGGGAAGTCTTCAAGCAGGACGCCCCGGGCCGTCCTCTTCAAGCGGTGGGCAGCGTCCATGCGGGTGATCCCCAGCACGCGCTCCTGACTGCCCGCAACGTCTTCGTGCGCCGCCCCGCTGCCGTCAGCCTCTGGGCCGTGCGCGAGGCCGATATCCTGACCGCCACGCCCGAGGAACTGACGTCCAACCCCGAGGTGCTGAATACGCCCGGTGGGCTGGGCACCTACCACATCGGAATCAAGCGCACGCACAAGCGCTCCATGACCTTCGTGGATCTCGTGGACCAGGTGGAGGCGGGCGGTCCCGGCGACGCCCTCATCCAGGCCCGAGTGATGTACCCCGACGCGCTGACCTGGCTGGTCTTCCCCGACTCTGGGGTCATCCGCACCGACGGTGACCCCGGCACCCTGGAAAGCTGGTTCGCCCCTGCGAAGGAAAAGACCTACAAGCAGCAGCAGTTCTACGGCGTGATCGGCAAGCATGTGGGTGAGCTCAAGCGCGAGGGCCGCATGCCGGGGCGCGTGCGGGAGGGAGAGGAATGACGGAAAGTCGCCAGGAGGAGCGAGCGCTCCCGCCCGTGTTCCGGGCCGCCCTCATCGCCAAGCTCACTGCCCTCGCCGACGACGAGATCATCCTCGCGCACCGGGACGGGGAGTGGACGGGACACGCGCCCATTCTGGAAGAGGACATCGCGCTGGCCAACATTGCCCAGGACGAGCTGGGGCACGCCACGCTGTTTCTGGAACTGCGGCGGGAACTGGACGGGAGTGATCCGGACCACGTCGCCTTTTTCCGGGATGCCGGGGAGTACCGTTGCGCCCGCCTCGTTGAACTGCCCCGGGGCGACTGGGCCTTGACGATGCTGAGGCAATTCCTCTTCGACGCCTACGAAGCCGTGTGGCTGGACGCCGCCCGCATAAGCGCCTATGCCCCGCTGTCGGAGGTGGCTGCCAAAGCTGTGCGCGAGGAAAAGTTCCACCTCCAGCACACTGCCGTATGGGTAGAACGCCTCGCCCTGGGCACGGACGAGAGCCGCCGCCGCACCCAGAAGGCGCTGAATGAATTGTGGCCTTACGCCGGGCAGCTGTTTATGCCCGTTCCCGGCGAAGCGGACCTCGTGGCCGCCGGACTGGTGCCGGACCTCGCCGCCGTGCGCCGCACCTGGGAAAGCCTCGCGTTGCCCCTCCTGACCGAGAGGTGCGGCCTGAGTTTGCCCGAGGTGGGCGAGACCTCCGGGGGCCGCGAAGTCCATACCGAATACCTCGCCCCGCTGCTGGCCGAGATGCAGGGCGTGGCGCGGCAGGTGCCGCACGCGGAGGTGTGGTGATGGGCGGTGTGGAGCAGGGGGCCGAGGGCAGCGCCCGGAGAGCAGGGCGCTTGCCCTCGGCCGACGAAGTCTGGACCGCCCTCGCCGCGGTCCCCGATCCTGAAATTCCCGTCGTCTCCATCACCGACATGGGGATGGTGCGGGACGTAACGGTGGAGGGCGGGCGCGTGAGCGTTACCTTCACGC is a genomic window containing:
- the paaC gene encoding 1,2-phenylacetyl-CoA epoxidase subunit PaaC, coding for MTESRQEERALPPVFRAALIAKLTALADDEIILAHRDGEWTGHAPILEEDIALANIAQDELGHATLFLELRRELDGSDPDHVAFFRDAGEYRCARLVELPRGDWALTMLRQFLFDAYEAVWLDAARISAYAPLSEVAAKAVREEKFHLQHTAVWVERLALGTDESRRRTQKALNELWPYAGQLFMPVPGEADLVAAGLVPDLAAVRRTWESLALPLLTERCGLSLPEVGETSGGREVHTEYLAPLLAEMQGVARQVPHAEVW
- a CDS encoding phenylacetic acid degradation protein, with the protein product MTSPQSENPRPDPRGTDTQWPRWEVFKQDAPGRPLQAVGSVHAGDPQHALLTARNVFVRRPAAVSLWAVREADILTATPEELTSNPEVLNTPGGLGTYHIGIKRTHKRSMTFVDLVDQVEAGGPGDALIQARVMYPDALTWLVFPDSGVIRTDGDPGTLESWFAPAKEKTYKQQQFYGVIGKHVGELKREGRMPGRVREGEE